The genomic interval CCGCGCCGCACCGTTTTTTCGATCTGTTGGCCGAGGCCGGGTGCCTCGCGCCCTGGTTCGTGGAGTTCGAGGAATCGCCACGCGCGCATGACGCGGCCCGCGCGGCCGAGGCCGTTGCTCATGAGGCGTCGGGCGACCCCCTGACCGTGTGGATGGCCATGTGTCACGTCCTGGCCCCGGCCCAGGCCGAGGCCCTGGGCGAGCGTCTGATGCTGCCCATCGTCTGGCGCAAGGCGGCCCGCGCGGCCAGCGAGGAGTTGCCGCTTCTCATGCGATACGCGGAGCTTTCGGCGCGCGAGAAGGCCGAGCTCCTGCCACGCCTGCACGTGCTGGAGCTTTTCGATCAGGCCGTGGCCGTGGCCCAAACACTCGTTTTGGGCTTTGAGGCCGGACGGGCGCGCGCGGACAAGGCGGCCGTGCTGGCCGTGCGGCTGCCCGCGCGCGAGCGGGGCAGGGGGGCGGCCTCGGGAGAATTGCTCAGGTTCTTGCGCGAGCGGGCCCTGTCGGGTTGACCGCCTGCCGCGCGGTCACGATTTTCTTTCGCGCTCGGGCAAGGGGCAGTTCAGGTGGCAAATGCCCGCCACGCCCTTGACCGGCAGCATGAAGGCGATGCCCGTGCCTGGCGTCTCAAGCCTGCCCGCCTCCACGATGGCTTCCAGCACCTGCCTGCTGATGCTTTCGTGTACCAGGGTCAGGAGGATCTCCTTTTCCGGTTCGATGGAGATGCCGAAGATGGATTTCATTTCCCGGATGCCCGCGCCCCGGCCGAAGATGATGGTTCCCCCCTCGGCCCCGGCCTTGCGCGAGGCCGTGAGAATGGGCTCGGAGAGGCCCTTGTTGACGATGGTCACGATGCAGTCGAAACCTTCGAGCAAATTCATGGGGTCGTGCTCCTTTTGCGGGAGAGAAACATTCCAAGGATCATGATGGACAGGATCGGGGCCAGGGCCACCAGGGCGATGAGCCCGAAGCCGTCCAGCACCGGGTTTCGGCCTTCCAGGGCCCCGGCCGCGCCGAGCACCACGGCCATGACGAAGGTCACGGTCATGGGGCCTGTGGCCACGCCGCCCGCGTCGAAGGCGG from Alkalidesulfovibrio alkalitolerans DSM 16529 carries:
- a CDS encoding P-II family nitrogen regulator, with the protein product MNLLEGFDCIVTIVNKGLSEPILTASRKAGAEGGTIIFGRGAGIREMKSIFGISIEPEKEILLTLVHESISRQVLEAIVEAGRLETPGTGIAFMLPVKGVAGICHLNCPLPERERKS
- a CDS encoding polynucleotide adenylyltransferase region; amino-acid sequence: MEIYLVGGAVRDELMGRPRGDRDFVVLHATAEEFAAAHEGARIVGRKGVTFIWRGEEYTLSEAPDIEADLACRDLTVNALARDSGGRLHALPSALDDLERRALRPVSRENFLADPLRVLRAARFAACLPDFSSTPELVSAMRAAAPLLGEPAAERAGVELRKACACPAPHRFFDLLAEAGCLAPWFVEFEESPRAHDAARAAEAVAHEASGDPLTVWMAMCHVLAPAQAEALGERLMLPIVWRKAARAASEELPLLMRYAELSAREKAELLPRLHVLELFDQAVAVAQTLVLGFEAGRARADKAAVLAVRLPARERGRGAASGELLRFLRERALSG